AAAAACTGATCGAGTTTCGCAGTTCAATCCTCAATGAGATCAACAGCACTGTAAAAGATATTCCCGAAGATGAAAAAGTACGGGTTTACTATGCCGAAGGCCCAAAAGGCCTGATGACCGACCCATCAGGTTCTCAGCACTCCCAGGTCATTGATATTTGCGGGGGCATCAATGTTGCCGACTGTCCTCTTACTCCGGGGAACGGCATGACCCAGGTTTCAATAGAGCAGGTAATAGAATGGAACCCTGAGGTAATCATCACTTCCAATCCGCAGTTCTATTCAACGGTGTACTCTGACTCTCTCTGGGTAAGTGTGGATGCTGTTAAAAACAAACGGGTGTACCTTGCTCCTCAGAATCCTTTCTGCTGGATTGACAGGCCCCAGGGTCCTCATCTCATTATCGGAACTGCCTGGACTGCAAAAATGCTGTATCCGGACCTTTTCACAGATATGGATCTCTCCGAGCTGACCCGCGAGTTCTACTCGGAATTCTTCCACTACGATCTCACGGATGAAGAACTGAACACGCTCCTTAACCCTGCAGCAGAGGCCTGAACATGGACGAAAAGGGCAAATCTCCGGGTTTTCCTTATATTGCGGAGCATATTTTCGCTCCCATTTACCCCGTAATAGCAGCTCATATCGTCAAAGAAAGCGGGATAAAACGGGGCATTTGCCTGGACCTGGGATGCGGTATCGCATCCCTGGGGATCGCTGTTGCGGAACTCACGGATATGCAGGTTTATGGGGTTGATTTCTCAACGGAGATGTGCAGGCTTTCTAAGGACAAAGCTCACCGCTACTGCCTTTCAGGTAAAGTTATTCCTTTACAGGCTGATGTCCACCTGCTCCCCTTCAGGGAAAACTGTGCAGACCTGATAGTAAGCCGCGGCTCTGTATTTTTCTGGAAAGATCTGCCTGTGGCTTTCAGGGAAATTTCCCGTATCCTTGCTCCGGGGGGGCAGGCCTGGATAGGGGGCGGTTTCGGCACAAAAGAATTGAAGGCCATGATTTCTGAAAAAATGGTCGAAATCGACCCGGACTGGCATACCGCTTCAAAAAAGCGCCTCAGCTCGGAAAATCTTCGGGCTATGCAGGAAGCCGGGAGGCAGACTGAAATTCCCTATCGTGTAGTCCAGGACGATTCGGGCTTCTGGGTGATCCTGAGCAAGGATGAGTAAGGGAGGTTAAAAAAATGCAATGTAATGTGTGTGAGTTCGGGTGCGAAATCAATGAATACAGCAGGGGCAGGTGCGGGACTTATGTCTATACCGGCGATACCATAGTCCAGGACCCTGGCATGGGATATCTTGGAGCATATCCTGTTTCCATAGAAACTATTCCTTTGCTTCATTATTATTCCTCAGGTAAGTTCCTCCAGGTCTTCAGTACTGGCTGCAATTTCCAGTGTTCCGGGTGTGTGGCTCGCTTGCTGGCCTCAGGCAAACCTCTCTCCCATTCCACCTTAACTCCTTCCCAGGTCGTGGAAAGAGCCCTGCAGCAGGAGTGCCTGGGCGTGGTTTCTACACTTAATGAACCTGCTGCAAATTATTACCTCTTCAGGGATCTTGCAGTGCAGGCAAAAGAACAGGGTTTGCTCGCAGGCTGTTCCACAAACTGCTATTTCACAGATGAGACTTTGAACAAGCTTGGGCAGATTGTGGATTTCATGAATGTCGGAATCAAAGGTTATTCTGACAGGAGTTACAGAAGCTGCGGAGTCCCTTCATCAGCTCCTGTTTTCCGCAACATTTCCCGGCTTTTTGACATGGGAGTGCATGTTGAAATCTCAGTTGTTTATTCCAGAGGAAATGAGGAAGATGTGATAAAGGTTGCAGAAGCAGTATCAGATATCTCCCCTACCATTCCGGTTCAGGTCATGAGGTTCATTCCCTTCGGGGACGCTCCTATTGAGCTTGAACCTTCCATCGGAGAGGCGGAGAGCCTGTGCACCTCTCTGCGTAAACACATAGATCATGTCTACCTCTTCAATTCTCCTGGTACGGAACTATTGAACACATACTGTCCTGAATGCGGAAGCCTCCTGGCAGAGCGGGAATTCTACGGGCCCATGGGTTCAAGGCCTGTAAAACCCTGGGTAACTTACACATGTGATTGCGGGAAGACTGTGCCGGTTAAAGGGATAACTGCAACCGAATGCTTCAATGAGGAAGGTTTCATGGGCGGGTACAGGATAAGCCGGGCTTTCGGAATGGTCCATGGAGTGCTCACATGTCTGGAAGTATTGGACGATTCCAGGTTAATAGACACATGGGAGAAAATCTCCGATTCCGGAACCCTTATGCAGGTTCACCATATGATCCAGCAGCCATACGCTTATCTTGAGTTTGTCAGGCTTATCGCTGAAAAGGCAGGCGAGCCGGAAAAAGGAGAAGAACTTATTTCTTTTATCCGTACGCGTCTGGAGCTTGTCCATGCCCTTGCAGCAAAAAACAGTGGTCATAAGGTGTATTATTGTATGGGCTCTCCTCTCTTTGCCCTGAACGCTGGAAGAATGGAAAACAACCTTGTGACATTCTCAGGGAGCATGAGCATCAATAAGCAGCTTCAAAAGGAAGGAAAGCCGGGTGTAAATGTTTCTCCTTCTTTTATCAATGAAAATAACCCGGAAACCATTTTCATCTCCGGCTTCCTTTCCCGACCCCTTGACGAGTTCTATGCCCTGTGCAGGCAATACGGCATAGAGGCGGATGCTGTAAAACAGAAGCGAATTTATGCAGTCCCGCCCTCCTGGGATTTCGGAAATCCTCGCTGGATACTGGGGCTCATGTACATAGCAGATAAACTATATCCCGGAGATTCAGGAATCGACCTTAAAAGGGAAGCAGATGAATTCTACCTGCAGTTCTACAGGATGCCGTTTGGGGAATCCAAATCTAACAGGTCTTTTCACAGGCCAACTTCCGGGATCTGGCCCCTACATGTGACGAGGTGCACTCATGCCTGAATGCAGGTATCCCCGCATTGCTCTTGTGTATATGCTGCCAGTAGCCTTACTCATAGGCTCCCTTTTTGTAGGGAGATATCAGACTCCTGTCTCGGCGGTTGTGGATGAGAGTATGAAAGCTTTTTCATCTCTCTTTTTTGGCACTCCTGCTTCGGTTTCCACTCAACATACCGTACTGTTCAATGTAAGGCTGCCCAGGATACTTGCGGCTTTGCTTGTAGGAGCTGCACTTTCTACAGCAGGGGCATCTTTTCAGGGGATTTTTCGCAATCCTCTTGTCTCTCCCTATATCCTTGGAGTGGGCGCAGGTGCGGGTTTCGGAGCCTGCCTGGCAATACTGCTCTGGAACAATTATCTGCTTATACAGCTGATGGCTTTTGCTTTCGGACTGCTGGCAATGTTTCTTGCCATAAGTATGGGTAAAGCCAGTAAAGGTACGGGAACTCTGGTCTTCGTACTTTCAGGAGTAATCGTGAACTCTATTTTCACGGCGCTTACTTCACTGGTAAAATATGTGGCAGACCCTTATGATGAACTTCCCGCAATAGTATTCTGGCTCATGGGAAGCCTTGCTGCTGTCAGGT
The genomic region above belongs to Methanosarcina horonobensis HB-1 = JCM 15518 and contains:
- a CDS encoding FecCD family ABC transporter permease, with amino-acid sequence MPECRYPRIALVYMLPVALLIGSLFVGRYQTPVSAVVDESMKAFSSLFFGTPASVSTQHTVLFNVRLPRILAALLVGAALSTAGASFQGIFRNPLVSPYILGVGAGAGFGACLAILLWNNYLLIQLMAFAFGLLAMFLAISMGKASKGTGTLVFVLSGVIVNSIFTALTSLVKYVADPYDELPAIVFWLMGSLAAVRYGDLLYILLPMFVGALVLFLLRWRLNILSLGDEEAKALGMNVEKMRLIVIVCATLLTSAAVSISGVIGWVGLVVPHISRMIVGPNYSRLLPMSMVIGASFMLLVDDLSRTIVATEIPLGILTSLVGAPLFAYLIRRGRMGWN
- a CDS encoding iron ABC transporter substrate-binding protein, which produces MRGKISTILILSLLVLAVASCGCAESTGQQAVPNSSSVLQSSDTVQITDMLGRQLTVPEYISSVVATSPPSTILVYMLAPDKLAGWNFKNNFTQPFMDENYTSLPVIGGWFGTQTGNYETIINMDPDIVIEGYTTDGQIDEAIERRQESFGSIPVVAIDDSIIFVTKSDPTIEYAGKLLDCEAQAEKLIEFRSSILNEINSTVKDIPEDEKVRVYYAEGPKGLMTDPSGSQHSQVIDICGGINVADCPLTPGNGMTQVSIEQVIEWNPEVIITSNPQFYSTVYSDSLWVSVDAVKNKRVYLAPQNPFCWIDRPQGPHLIIGTAWTAKMLYPDLFTDMDLSELTREFYSEFFHYDLTDEELNTLLNPAAEA
- a CDS encoding radical SAM protein is translated as MQCNVCEFGCEINEYSRGRCGTYVYTGDTIVQDPGMGYLGAYPVSIETIPLLHYYSSGKFLQVFSTGCNFQCSGCVARLLASGKPLSHSTLTPSQVVERALQQECLGVVSTLNEPAANYYLFRDLAVQAKEQGLLAGCSTNCYFTDETLNKLGQIVDFMNVGIKGYSDRSYRSCGVPSSAPVFRNISRLFDMGVHVEISVVYSRGNEEDVIKVAEAVSDISPTIPVQVMRFIPFGDAPIELEPSIGEAESLCTSLRKHIDHVYLFNSPGTELLNTYCPECGSLLAEREFYGPMGSRPVKPWVTYTCDCGKTVPVKGITATECFNEEGFMGGYRISRAFGMVHGVLTCLEVLDDSRLIDTWEKISDSGTLMQVHHMIQQPYAYLEFVRLIAEKAGEPEKGEELISFIRTRLELVHALAAKNSGHKVYYCMGSPLFALNAGRMENNLVTFSGSMSINKQLQKEGKPGVNVSPSFINENNPETIFISGFLSRPLDEFYALCRQYGIEADAVKQKRIYAVPPSWDFGNPRWILGLMYIADKLYPGDSGIDLKREADEFYLQFYRMPFGESKSNRSFHRPTSGIWPLHVTRCTHA
- a CDS encoding class I SAM-dependent methyltransferase, which encodes MDEKGKSPGFPYIAEHIFAPIYPVIAAHIVKESGIKRGICLDLGCGIASLGIAVAELTDMQVYGVDFSTEMCRLSKDKAHRYCLSGKVIPLQADVHLLPFRENCADLIVSRGSVFFWKDLPVAFREISRILAPGGQAWIGGGFGTKELKAMISEKMVEIDPDWHTASKKRLSSENLRAMQEAGRQTEIPYRVVQDDSGFWVILSKDE